CTGTTGGGCAAGTCGGTGGTGCGCATAGGATCGGTCGAAGCGGGCCGCGGTGTGAGCGCAACCCGCGCCGGCAAACACGCACGCTTCGAATGGTCCCCTCACGACGAGCTCAGCCGGGTACTCGGGTAGGCTGGCAGTCCGACGGGCGACAGACGGACGGTATTTGAGTTTCTTTGCGGCTGTGATGGCCCCGCAGGATAGCGATAGGCCACGAGCTGCCGATCCGGCGTAACGCCGAGCCACGCTCAGAACGTTCGGACTCCCCGGATCTGGCCACCTACTCCTGGCAGGAATTGACACTCTCTGCCATCGCCCATAGACTGCTTTCATGAAGACTAGATCGTTGACCAGCATGAACATCTCGATTCCATCCGCTCTCCGCGAGCGCCTGGAACAGAAGCTCACGCGTCAGGCGTATGGATCGGCTAGCGAGTACGTCCGCCAACTCATTCGCGAGGACCTCGAACGCGACACCCGGGAGAAGGTCGAGGCTTTGCTGTTGGAAGGTGTCCACTCGAAGAAACGCATCAAGGTCACACCGAAGTGGTGGGATGAAAAGGAGGCGTTGATCGACTCCAGGTCTCGCCGCGCTAAGCGAGCGTGACACGCGAGCTGACCGTATCCGGGTCAGCCGATGAGGACATCGACGAATACATCGGCTACCTGGCGGCCCGGAATCCGGAAGTGGCACGCCGCTTCCTTCGTGATCTTCGCGAAGCCTGCACCCGACTGCTTTCGATGCCTCAGATCGGGCATCTCTGGGAGACCAAGCGGAGCGACCTCAAAGGACTGCGAGCCTGGCGTGTCGACGACTTCCCGGTATCAATCTTCTATTTCGTCCGGCCCACCGCGATCGAAGTGGTTCGGGTCCTGAACCACTCGCAAGACATCAAGACCATCCTCGAAGACCTCTGAGCGGCGCCCGCAAAGGCGTTCCCCGGCGCGCAGCGCTTGCTGCGCCGGTTGGGCAAGTCGGTGGTGCGCATAGAATCGGTCGAAGCGAGCCGCGGTGTGAGCGGAGACCTGCTCATGCATTCGGATATATACACCGCTCACCCTGAGGAGGCCGCATGTCGACAACCCGAGCGCCCTGAGCAACCGATGTTTTCTCAATCGGCGTGTCGAAGGGCTCAGCGGCCGTCTCGAAGCCTGTCCTGAACTACTATCGCCGAAAGTCTGCGCACGGCGCGAAGAAATCTTCAGGCCATGGAGCGGCAGT
The sequence above is a segment of the Candidatus Binatia bacterium genome. Coding sequences within it:
- a CDS encoding type II toxin-antitoxin system RelE/ParE family toxin, whose amino-acid sequence is MTRELTVSGSADEDIDEYIGYLAARNPEVARRFLRDLREACTRLLSMPQIGHLWETKRSDLKGLRAWRVDDFPVSIFYFVRPTAIEVVRVLNHSQDIKTILEDL
- a CDS encoding type II toxin-antitoxin system ParD family antitoxin encodes the protein MKTRSLTSMNISIPSALRERLEQKLTRQAYGSASEYVRQLIREDLERDTREKVEALLLEGVHSKKRIKVTPKWWDEKEALIDSRSRRAKRA